The window CGGGATGTCCCGGAGCGCGTCCTCCGCGGCCAGGAAGCGCCCCTCGCCCGCGTGGTCGAGCACCTGGGGATCGGCCACCGTCACCACGCGCAGACGCTCGAGCGTCTGACCGTCCACCTTGAGCTGCCCGGAGCGGTCGATCTCGACGTCTCCGGGCGGCACCAGGATCTCGCCGTTCTCACCCAACAGGGCGTCGCCGCGCTCGTCGACGAGGCGCCCCCGGGGATCGAGCGAGAAGGAGCCCCCACGGACGAGACGCTCCCCCTGGTCGGTCTTGACCACGAGGAAGCCCTCCCCGCCCAGGGCCAGGTCGAACGTGGCGCCGGTCTGGGTGAGCACACCCGTGCTGAAGTCCGTGCGGGTGGAGGGAGCCAGGCGGCCGTCGGGCAGCACCTCGCCGAAGACCCGCTCGGCCTTGAAGCCGGTCGTGCCCACGTTGGCCAGGTTGTTGGCCGCCGTCTGCTGCCGGAGCTCCCAGTAGCGGAGCGCCTGGGCGGCGTTCTTGATCGGTCCGGTGTTCATCCAGGTCTGTGCCTCACAGAGGTCCTACCGCGGTCGGGGCAACGCACATGCCTCTCCGGGCCAGGGGCGTCCCCACACCTCAAACGCTTGTCGGACCACGGCTTACGGGGTGTGGCCTTCATCGGTGGCATCCGGGCTCAGGCTCGGGCGAGAATGCCGGGGTCGGCAGATCCGCCCGACCCCGCCCGCCGCCGGGCCAGCCAGGCCACCAGGGCCTGCTCGTCCGCGGAGGCGGCCCGATCGGTCGGAACCGCGGTCGGGGCGGGCGCCGCCACCGGAGCGGTGATCACCGTGGGCATGGGCTCGGGGCTCGCCGCTCCGGGCAGGACGACCCGACCCCGGGCGCCCGAGACCGGGTGGACCGGCCGGCGGGCAGCCCGGCCGCGGCGGACGATCAACCCCAGGCTCCCGAACAGGACCACCAGCCCGGCCACGGCGCCCGCGACCCGACCGGAAAGGAAGGCCGGCCAGCGGGCGGCCAGGGCGCGCCCTCCCGCTTCGACGGCGTGCAGGGCCGGGAGGGCGACCGGCAGGTGCTCCGCCAGCAGGTCCTCCAGGCGTCCCGGGAGGGCGCGTCTGCCCGACATCCGCTCCGCGCCGCGACGGAGCGCGCTCCAGGTCTCGGGCGCATCGGGGTCCAGCAGCGCCGCGCGGGTGAGCTGGGCCAGCGCGATCTCGTCCGGGCCCGACCCGTCGAGCAGTCCGACGGCGCGCTCGCGGAGCGCGTCGGCGACCACGGCGGACGAAGCCGGCG of the Gemmatimonadota bacterium genome contains:
- a CDS encoding flagellar hook-basal body complex protein; amino-acid sequence: MNTGPIKNAAQALRYWELRQQTAANNLANVGTTGFKAERVFGEVLPDGRLAPSTRTDFSTGVLTQTGATFDLALGGEGFLVVKTDQGERLVRGGSFSLDPRGRLVDERGDALLGENGEILVPPGDVEIDRSGQLKVDGQTLERLRVVTVADPQVLDHAGEGRFLAAEDALRDIPPDVRQVHQGHLEESNMNSLDGLIETITIQRAYGSVERAIGELDQTLRTIANDLARPL